GCCATGAGCGCGGGCGGGCCTTCGGGACCGGTCGGGCCGGGGTCCTACCCGTCCGCCCGCGCCGCCTTGAGCTGGTAGAGCGCGTCCAGCGCCTCGCGCGGGCTCAAGGCATCCGGGTCGATCCCGTCGAGGAGCAGGCCGACCGGGTCGGGCGTCTCGACCGGAGGGGCCGGGGGCGGGCTCGGCGGCATCGCGGAAAAGAGCGGCAGCTCGGCGGGCGCCTTGGGCCGGCCGCGCCCGCCCTCCCCCCGTTCCAGCTCGGCGAGGAGCGCCTTGGCGCGGGCGATCACCGGAGCGGGCAGGCCGGCCAGCCGCGCGACCTGGAGGCCGTAGGAGCGGTCGGCGGCGCCCGGCACGACCTCGTGCAGGAACACCACGTCGCCCTTCCACTCCGTCACCTTGAGGGTGGCGTTGGAGAGCCGGTCGAGGCGCTGGGCGAGGCCCGTCAGCTCGTGGAAGTGCGTCGCGAACAGCGCCCGGCAGCCATTGGCGCCGTGCAGGTGCTCGAGGCAGGCCCAGGCGATCGAGAGACCGTCGAAGGTCGCGGTGCCCCGCCCGATCTCGTCGAGCACGACGAGCGAGCGCTTCGTCGCCTGGTTCAGGATCGCCGCGGTCTCGACCATCTCGACCATGAAGGTCGAGTGGCCCCGCGCCAGGTCGTCGGCGGCGCCGACGCGGGAGAACAGCCGGTCGACGAGGCCGAGATGGGCGGAGGCCGCCGGCACGTAGGCGCCCATCTGGGCCAGCACCGCGATGAGGGCGTTCTGGCGCAGGAAGGTCGACTTGCCGCCCATGTTCGGGCCGGTGACGAGGAGGATCTGGCCCGCCTCGCGTCCCGAGAGGTCGCAGGCATTGGCGATGAAGGCCACGCCCGCCCTCGTCAGCGCCGCCTCGACCACGGGATGGCGCCCGCCCTCGATCCGGAAGGCGAGGCCGTCATCGACCACTGGCCGGGTCCAGTTCAGCTCGACGGCGAGCTCCGCGTGCGAGGCCGCGACGTCGAGGGCGGCGAGCGCGCCTGCGGCCGCCACGATGGAATCCGACTCCGCCATCACGGCGGCCGACAGGGCGTCGAAGATCTCGAGTTCGAGGGCGAGGCCGCGCCCGGCGGCGTTGGCGATCCTGGTCTCCAGCTCGCCCAGCTCGACGCTGGTGAAGCGCATCGCGTCCACCATGGTCTGGCGGTGGACGAAGGTGGCGCGCCAGGGATCCTTGAGCAGGGTCTCGCCGAAGGCCTGCGGCACCTCGATGAAGTAGCCGAGCAGGTTGTTGTGCTTGATCCGCAGCGTTCGGCAGCCGGTGTCGGCGGCGTAGCGGGCTTGCAGCCCGGCCACCACCTGGCGCGAATCGCGCTGGAGCGTGCGGGACTCGTCGAGTTCCGCCCGGTAGCCCTCGCGCACGAAGCCGCCGTCGCGGCGCTGCAGGGGCAGGTCGTCGGCGAGCGCGGCGCTCAGATCGTCGGCGAGCGCCTCGTCGAGGCCGGCGAGGATGCGCGCGGCCTTGCCGATCTCGCCCGGCAGCGCACCCGCGCCGGCGAGCGCCGTCGCGATGCCGCGGGCGGCGAGCAGCCCGTCGCGGAGCGCCGCGAGGTCGCGGGGCCCCGCCCGTCCGAGCGAGATCCGCGACAGGGCCCGGGCCATGTCGGGCGCGCGCGCCAGTTCGGCCCGCAACTCCGCCCGCAAGGCTCCCTCGGCCACCAGGAACTCGACCGCGTCGTGCCGGCGTCGGATCAGCGCGAGGTCGGTCGAGGGGCCGGCGAGCCGCTCGGCCAGCAGCCGTGCGCCGGCCCCACCCACCGTGCGGTCGATGGCGGCGAGCAGGCTGCCCGCCCGCTCGCCCGAGAGGGTGCGGGTGAGCTCGAGATTCTGGCGCGTCGCCGCGTCGATCATCAGGCTCGCGCCCGCCGCCTGGCGGGCCGGCGGGCTCAAGGTCACCCTGGCGCCGAGCTGGGTGCGGGCGATGTAGTGCAGGACCGCGCCCGCCGCCGCGACCTCGACCCGGCTGAAGGCGCCGAACCCGTCGAGGGTCTGGACGCCGAACTGCTCCTTCAGCGCCCGCTCGGCCGAGGCCGGGTCGACGTCGCCGCGGCCGACCGGCGTGACGGCGGCCCGCGCGTCGCGCCACAGGCGCGAGAGCTCGGGATCCTGGTGGATGGCCTCGCCCATCACGATCTCACGCGGGTCGAGGCGGGCGATCTCGGCCGCGAGACCGGCGCCCTCGACCTCGCCGAGGGAGAAGCGCCCGGTCGAGATGTCGACGGCGGCGAGCCCGTATGTCCAGGCCGAATCCGAGGCGCGACGGCGGGCGAGCGCCAGCAGCACGTTGGCCCGGCCGGGATCGAGCAGCCGGTCCTCCGTGATCGTGCCCGGGGTGACGAGGCGCACCACCTCGCGCCGCACCACCGATTTCGAGCCGCGCTTCTTGGCCTCGGCCGGGTCCTCGGTCTGCTCGCAGACCGCGACCCGGTGGCCGAGCCCGATCAGGCGCTGGAGGTAGTCGTCCGAGCGCTCGACCGGCACGCCGCACATCGGGATGTCGGCACCCGCATGCTTGCCGCGGCGGGTGAGCACGATGCCGAGGGCGCGCGAGGCGGTCTCGGCGTCCTCGAAGAACAGCTCGTAGAAGTCCCCCATGCGGTAGAACAGCAGCGAATCGGGGTTCGCCGCCTTGATCTCGATGTACTGCGCCATCATCGGCGAGACCTTGGCCTCGTCGTCGGGGGCGGCCGCGCGTCGGCCGCGGGCGGGCGGGGGCGGCGCCTCGTCCGTCGGCTCGTAAGCCTCGTTGCGCAGCAGGCGGCCGGTGTCGCTGTCCATCGTCATGAGATCGGGGGGCTGTCGGGTCCGCGGCATCGTGGTCGGGCAGACTAACAGAGCCCGAGGCTCACGCTCCAGACCGGCACTCCGGGGATGATGGGGATGATCGTCCCCGGTTTAAAATGGGCGGCCCGCGTGTGTTAGCGCCGCAGCGCCGCTTGAGCCGGCCGGGTCATGGCCCTAAGGGACGTGTCCCTTCGAGTGTCATCCTGGTCGCAGAGAAGAGCTTGGCATGAGCGAGTCCCGCCCCGTCACCCGCGGCAAGCGCCCGACCTTCACCGACCAGGAGGCGCTGCAATTCCACCAGCAGGGCCGCCCGGGCAAGCTCGAAGTGGTGGCGACGAAGCCGATGGCGACGCAGCGCGACCTGTCGCTCGCCTACTCGCCCGGCGTCGCCGTGCCGGTGCTCGCCATCGCGGACGATCCGGCGCTGGCCTACGACTACACCGCCAAGGGCAACCTCGTGGCGGTGATCTCGAACGGTACCGCGATCCTCGGCCTCGGCAACCGCGGCGCCCTCGCCTCGAAGCCCGTGATGGAGGGCAAGGCGGTCCTGTTCAAGCGCTTCGCCGACATCGATTCCTTCGACCTCGAGGTCGGGACGGAGGATGCCGAGGCGTTCATCAACTGCGTGCGCTACCTCGGCCCGACCTTCGGCGGCATCAACCTGGAGGACATCAAGGCCCCCGAGTGCTTCATCATCGAGGAGCGCCTGCGGGAATTGATGGACATCCCGGTCTTCCACGACGACCAGCACGGCACCGCGATCATCTCGGCGGCGGGCATGATCAACGCCCTGCACCTGACCGGCCGCGACATCGCGGAGGCCCGCCTCGTCGTCAACGGCGCGGGCGCGGCCGGCATCGCCTGCAT
The sequence above is drawn from the Methylobacterium terrae genome and encodes:
- the mutS gene encoding DNA mismatch repair protein MutS; amino-acid sequence: MTMDSDTGRLLRNEAYEPTDEAPPPPARGRRAAAPDDEAKVSPMMAQYIEIKAANPDSLLFYRMGDFYELFFEDAETASRALGIVLTRRGKHAGADIPMCGVPVERSDDYLQRLIGLGHRVAVCEQTEDPAEAKKRGSKSVVRREVVRLVTPGTITEDRLLDPGRANVLLALARRRASDSAWTYGLAAVDISTGRFSLGEVEGAGLAAEIARLDPREIVMGEAIHQDPELSRLWRDARAAVTPVGRGDVDPASAERALKEQFGVQTLDGFGAFSRVEVAAAGAVLHYIARTQLGARVTLSPPARQAAGASLMIDAATRQNLELTRTLSGERAGSLLAAIDRTVGGAGARLLAERLAGPSTDLALIRRRHDAVEFLVAEGALRAELRAELARAPDMARALSRISLGRAGPRDLAALRDGLLAARGIATALAGAGALPGEIGKAARILAGLDEALADDLSAALADDLPLQRRDGGFVREGYRAELDESRTLQRDSRQVVAGLQARYAADTGCRTLRIKHNNLLGYFIEVPQAFGETLLKDPWRATFVHRQTMVDAMRFTSVELGELETRIANAAGRGLALELEIFDALSAAVMAESDSIVAAAGALAALDVAASHAELAVELNWTRPVVDDGLAFRIEGGRHPVVEAALTRAGVAFIANACDLSGREAGQILLVTGPNMGGKSTFLRQNALIAVLAQMGAYVPAASAHLGLVDRLFSRVGAADDLARGHSTFMVEMVETAAILNQATKRSLVVLDEIGRGTATFDGLSIAWACLEHLHGANGCRALFATHFHELTGLAQRLDRLSNATLKVTEWKGDVVFLHEVVPGAADRSYGLQVARLAGLPAPVIARAKALLAELERGEGGRGRPKAPAELPLFSAMPPSPPPAPPVETPDPVGLLLDGIDPDALSPREALDALYQLKAARADG